Genomic window (Enterobacteriaceae bacterium 4M9):
TGCTGTTACCCTGGTTGATGGCAAAAACACCATCCCGTTTGTAGCTTTCGTTCAGGCTGACACCGCGACTACCGTACCGACCGCAGGTGACTTCCAGTCTACGATTAACTTCTCTATCGCTTACCAGTAATCGATGTGAAGTGTGCTGTGCGGGGGGCAACCCCCGCATTATATGGAGAGTGGGATCAGGAACAAGGATTGTGGGTGTTATTATGGAATTAAAAAAGCAAAGCATTCTTCCGCTTTATTTATTATCCACCCTGCTTTTTTCTGGCCATGCCTTTGCCACTACTTTTCTTCCGTTAGAAGGTGAAGTGGATGCGCGAGGGGAGCTTATTGAAGCCGCATGCAGTATCGATAACCTCCATCGGGATATATTAGTTGAATTTGGCGACATTTCTGCCCGTGATGTTAAAGAAGAAGGCGAAGGTGTTTTGATTCGACCTTTTATGGTTCGCTTAACTGGATGTACAGCGACCGATATGGGCGATGGGTTGTTGCGTTATCCCTACGCGTCAGTGACATTTATTGGTGAGACGACGAATGAAGATCCCACCGCGTTACTGACAAATGGAAAAGGACTGGGAATACGCCTGCAAGATAGAAACGGTGATATTTTGACATTTGGACAGCCGTCTCCCGGTTATGCACTGAGCAGCGACAAAAACATATTACGATTTACTGCTTCAGTGGTTCCTGTCCAGAAAAATGTTCAGGCTGGCGAGTTTTATGCGACGGCTCGGTTTTTTATGGATTACAACTAAAACAACATATACGTAGCGGGATGCTTCACGTATTCCGGTGATTGATTCGGGATGAATAATCATGTCGGTAAAATTAAAAACCAAGTTAACTATAATTGCCGCGCAGGTAATTATGGTCTGCTATGCACCAGCGGCATTAGCAGATGATAGCATTGAGTTTAACGTCGATGTGCTTGATGCAGCAGATCGCAGCCATGTCGATTTATCCCGATTCGCAACGGATAACTACGTCACCCCGGGAAGCTACCTGCTTGATATTAAGATCAACTCCAGATCTGTAGGGCAGTCCAAAATTGAATATGTCGCAAGCGAAGACGGTAAAACCAGCCGTGCATGTATTAATGAGGACTTGCTGAACAAACTGGCGCTGAAGGACGAAGTCCGCGCCAAAGTCATGCCGATTTATGAGAACTGCTACACCCTCGACAGCGTTCCTGGCGCAAGAGTCAGTAACGCCGCAGGTGTGCTGGATATTGTCGTCCCTCAGGCATGGATGAAATACAACGACCCAGACTGGACCCCGCCTGAGCGTTGGGACAGCGGTATTGCGGGCGTTATTTTTGACTACAGCCTGACCGGGCAGGTGACTCGTCGCTTCAAGAGTGGCTCTGATGATTACAGCGCGGTATCAGGCTATGGCCAGGCGGGTTTCAACGCCGGCGGCTGGCGTGTACGCGGTGAATACCAGACCAACTACGACAGCGATCAGCGCAAGTACGATTTTACCTGGAACCAGTTCTACGCCTATCGTCCGCTGCCTACTATGGCCGCAAAGCTGACGCTGGGTGAAATTTATCTTAACTCGCAGGTGTTTGACACGGTGCGCTTTACCGGGGCTAACCTGGCAAGTGATGAACGCATGCTGCCGCCAAGCCTGCGTGGCTATGCGCCGGAAATTCACGGCGTGGCACGTACTAACGCCAAAGTGACCGTCATGCAGAGCGGGCGCACCATCTATGAAACAACGGTGGCAGCGGGTCCGTTTAACATCCAGGACTTGCGTAACTCCGTGCGCGGTACGCTGGATGTCCGTGTCGAAGAGCAGGATGGTTCGGTTTCTACCTTCCAGGTGAATACCGCCAACATCCCGTACCTGACACGTCCTGGCTATGTGCGCTACAACATCGCGGGCGGTGCGCCGTCTCGCTATAACCACCGTATTCAGGGACCTGGCTTTGTGGCCGGTGACTTCTCCTGGGGTGTGACCAACGCCTGGTCACTGTATGGCGGGGTAATGACGGCGGGTAAAGCGTATACCGCAGTGTCTGCGGGTATCGGTCGTGACCTGAGCGTACTCGGCGCGTTGTCTTTCGATGCCACGGAGTCCTGGAGCGAACTGCCGGGTCAGAACCGCATCTGGGGGACATCATACAAACTCAGCTATGCGAAGACGTTTGATGAATACAACAGCTCCATTACCTTCGCAGGCTATCGCTTCTCTGAGCGCGATTTCCGTACGCTGTCGCAGTACCTGGACGAACGTTACCAAGGCTATGACAACATCGGTCGTGAAAAAGAGATGTACACCATTACCGGTAGTAAAACGTTCTTCGCTGACGATCCGCGTCTGGCAACCACGCTGTTCCTGACGTACACCCACCAGAACTACTGGAACCGCGGCAGTCAGGACAGGTACGGCTTCTCCGTAGGTCGCAGCTTTAACATAGGTAATGTCCGCGGTATCACCGCGAACGTGTCAGCTTATCGCTCGGACTATAACGGCAGGAACGATGATTCCATCGCGTTCAGGCTGTCGATTCCGGTGGGAGACGGTAGCCGTTGGGCGGGTCTGGATCTCCAGACGAACAATGGCAAAACCAGCCCGATGGCGTCTTACACCGATAACAGCGACTACAACAACCTGTGGCGCGTGCGTGCAGGAGCAAGTCAGGACGGTTATGCCAACGTTGACGGCTACTACCGTCATCGTTCGCAGTGGGCAGAGGTTAATACCACTGCCAGCTATCAACACAACAACTACCTCGCAGCCAGCGCAACGTTGCGCGGCGGCCTGACGGCAACGCGACACGGTGCAGCGCTGCATAACAGTAGCGCAACATCGAATACCGCGCGTGTGATGGTAGACACCAACGGTATCGGCGGTGTGCCGCTGAACAACGGCAAAGCGACCACCAACAATTTTGGTATCGCCGTTGTGCCGGATATCGTCAGCTACAACAACTTCGACACCCGAGTGGACGTCGATGCAATGGACGGCAGCATTGAAGCGTCCAAAGCGATCAATACCTCGGTACTGACAGAAGGCGCCATCGGTTATCAGGCGTTTGGTATGGCGAAAGGCAACCGTGTAATGGGGACGCTGCGTCTGGCAGACCACAGTACACCGCCGTTTGGCGCCGAAGTTTATAACAAAGATGGCGTAAGCGTTGCCATGGTTCTGGAAGAAGGTAAAGCCTGGCTTGCCGGTGTGAACCCGAACGAAACGCTGAAAGTGAACTGGGGCGGAAAAACCCAGTGTGAAGTCACGATGCCGGCAACGCTTGTCGACGCGTCGACCGTACTGCTGCCGTGTCGCTAATCACGGATGAACAGCGATATATCTCAGGAGTAAGAGGAAATGAGTATGAAAAAGTTTAACCGTTGCGCAGTTGCCGCAGTCGTTTTTAGCATGTTTTGTGGTT
Coding sequences:
- a CDS encoding type 1 fimbrial protein, giving the protein MGVIMELKKQSILPLYLLSTLLFSGHAFATTFLPLEGEVDARGELIEAACSIDNLHRDILVEFGDISARDVKEEGEGVLIRPFMVRLTGCTATDMGDGLLRYPYASVTFIGETTNEDPTALLTNGKGLGIRLQDRNGDILTFGQPSPGYALSSDKNILRFTASVVPVQKNVQAGEFYATARFFMDYN
- a CDS encoding fimbria/pilus outer membrane usher protein, giving the protein MSVKLKTKLTIIAAQVIMVCYAPAALADDSIEFNVDVLDAADRSHVDLSRFATDNYVTPGSYLLDIKINSRSVGQSKIEYVASEDGKTSRACINEDLLNKLALKDEVRAKVMPIYENCYTLDSVPGARVSNAAGVLDIVVPQAWMKYNDPDWTPPERWDSGIAGVIFDYSLTGQVTRRFKSGSDDYSAVSGYGQAGFNAGGWRVRGEYQTNYDSDQRKYDFTWNQFYAYRPLPTMAAKLTLGEIYLNSQVFDTVRFTGANLASDERMLPPSLRGYAPEIHGVARTNAKVTVMQSGRTIYETTVAAGPFNIQDLRNSVRGTLDVRVEEQDGSVSTFQVNTANIPYLTRPGYVRYNIAGGAPSRYNHRIQGPGFVAGDFSWGVTNAWSLYGGVMTAGKAYTAVSAGIGRDLSVLGALSFDATESWSELPGQNRIWGTSYKLSYAKTFDEYNSSITFAGYRFSERDFRTLSQYLDERYQGYDNIGREKEMYTITGSKTFFADDPRLATTLFLTYTHQNYWNRGSQDRYGFSVGRSFNIGNVRGITANVSAYRSDYNGRNDDSIAFRLSIPVGDGSRWAGLDLQTNNGKTSPMASYTDNSDYNNLWRVRAGASQDGYANVDGYYRHRSQWAEVNTTASYQHNNYLAASATLRGGLTATRHGAALHNSSATSNTARVMVDTNGIGGVPLNNGKATTNNFGIAVVPDIVSYNNFDTRVDVDAMDGSIEASKAINTSVLTEGAIGYQAFGMAKGNRVMGTLRLADHSTPPFGAEVYNKDGVSVAMVLEEGKAWLAGVNPNETLKVNWGGKTQCEVTMPATLVDASTVLLPCR